One Coffea arabica cultivar ET-39 chromosome 5c, Coffea Arabica ET-39 HiFi, whole genome shotgun sequence DNA window includes the following coding sequences:
- the LOC140007741 gene encoding beta-amylase-like isoform X2, with product MASTLRSNYVPIFVMLPLGVVNVNNVFEDPETLEKQLKKLKEIGVDGIMVDVWWGLIENKGPKQYEWAAYRSLFELVVKIGLKIQAIMSFHQCGGNVGDIVTIPLPKWVLAIGDKVPDIFYTNRSGTRNPEYLSLGVDNENLFQGRTPVQIYSDYMKSFKNAMADIFEAGHITDVEVGLGPAGELRYSSYPETQGWKFPGIGEFQCYDKYLKADFKAAATKAGHPEWDLPDNAGTYNDTPGDTEFFATNGTYRTEKGKSFLTWYSNKLIEHGDQILEEANKVFNGTKTRLAAKVSGIHWWFNDQSHAAELTAGYYNLDDRDGYRPLARMLTRHYGTLDFTCLEMKDSEQPETAKSGPQELVQQAKWGQQRRRTQTEDVRIDLPSPVRGFIHNGKLQSVCIICEENAC from the exons ATGGCATCAACTTTACGGTCAAACTATGTTCCAATCTTTGTTATGCTCCCG TTGGGAGTTGTTAATGTTAACAATGTTTTTGAAGACCCTGAGACTCTTGAGAAGCAGCTGAAGAAGCTGAAAGAAATTGGAGTCGATGGCATCATGGTAGATGTTTGGTGGGGACTCATTGAGAACAAAGGGCCTAAGCAATATGAATGGGCTGCTTACAGAAGCTTGTTTGAGCTTGTTGTGAAAATTGGCCTGAAAATCCAGGCTATCATGTCATTCCACCAATGTGGTGGCAATGTTGGAGATATTGTTACCATCCCACTTCCCAAATGGGTGCTCGCAATTGGAGACAAAGTCCCTGATATCTTCTACACTAACCGATCTGGTACCAGGAATCCGGAGTACCTCTCATTAGGTGTTGATAATGAAAATCTTTTTCAAGGTCGGACTCCTGTGCAG ATCTACAGTGACTATATGAAGAGCTTTAAAAACGCCATGGCAGACATTTTCGAGGCTGGACACATAACAGACGTTGAGGTAGGGCTTGGTCCAGCTGGAGAGCTGAGATATTCTTCATACCCAGAAACACAAGGATGGAAATTCCCTGGAATTGGAGAATTTCAA TGCTATGACAAGTATTTGAAAGCAGATTTTAAAGCTGCTGCAACAAAAGCGGGGCACCCTGAATGGGATCTTCCAGATAATGCTGGAACATACAATGATACACCAGGTGATACAGAGTTTTTTGCAACTAACGGGACCTATCGCACCGAAAAAGGAAAGTCCTTCTTGACATGGTACTCAAACAAGCTTATAGAACACGGAGATCAGATTCTCGAAGAAGCCAACAAAGTTTTCAATGGAACCAAAACCAGGCTAGCTGCAAAA GTTTCTGGTATCCATTGGTGGTTCAACGATCAGTCGCATGCTGCTGAGTTAACTGCAGGATACTACAACTTGGACGATAGAGATGGTTACCGACCCTTGGCCAGGATGTTGACCAGGCACTATGGTACTCTAGATTTTACTTGTCTTGAGATGAAGGACTCTGAACAACCAGAAACTGCTAAAAGTGGTCCACAGGAACTTGTTCAACAG GCCAAATGGGGTCAGCAAAGAAGGCGAACGCAAACCGAAGATGTCCGCATTGACTTACCTTCGCCTGTCAGAGGATTTATTCACAACGGAAAACTTCAGTCTGTTTGCAtcatttgtgaagaaaatgcatgctgA
- the LOC140007741 gene encoding beta-amylase-like isoform X1, which produces MASTLRSNYVPIFVMLPLGVVNVNNVFEDPETLEKQLKKLKEIGVDGIMVDVWWGLIENKGPKQYEWAAYRSLFELVVKIGLKIQAIMSFHQCGGNVGDIVTIPLPKWVLAIGDKVPDIFYTNRSGTRNPEYLSLGVDNENLFQGRTPVQIYSDYMKSFKNAMADIFEAGHITDVEVGLGPAGELRYSSYPETQGWKFPGIGEFQCYDKYLKADFKAAATKAGHPEWDLPDNAGTYNDTPGDTEFFATNGTYRTEKGKSFLTWYSNKLIEHGDQILEEANKVFNGTKTRLAAKVSGIHWWFNDQSHAAELTAGYYNLDDRDGYRPLARMLTRHYGTLDFTCLEMKDSEQPETAKSGPQELVQQVLSAGWREVIDVAGENALSRYDATAYNQMLLNVRPNGVSKEGERKPKMSALTYLRLSEDLFTTENFSLFASFVKKMHADLDYVPNIIDLTPLERSKPKIPIEKLLEAATPKLEPFPWDSETDLPVESS; this is translated from the exons ATGGCATCAACTTTACGGTCAAACTATGTTCCAATCTTTGTTATGCTCCCG TTGGGAGTTGTTAATGTTAACAATGTTTTTGAAGACCCTGAGACTCTTGAGAAGCAGCTGAAGAAGCTGAAAGAAATTGGAGTCGATGGCATCATGGTAGATGTTTGGTGGGGACTCATTGAGAACAAAGGGCCTAAGCAATATGAATGGGCTGCTTACAGAAGCTTGTTTGAGCTTGTTGTGAAAATTGGCCTGAAAATCCAGGCTATCATGTCATTCCACCAATGTGGTGGCAATGTTGGAGATATTGTTACCATCCCACTTCCCAAATGGGTGCTCGCAATTGGAGACAAAGTCCCTGATATCTTCTACACTAACCGATCTGGTACCAGGAATCCGGAGTACCTCTCATTAGGTGTTGATAATGAAAATCTTTTTCAAGGTCGGACTCCTGTGCAG ATCTACAGTGACTATATGAAGAGCTTTAAAAACGCCATGGCAGACATTTTCGAGGCTGGACACATAACAGACGTTGAGGTAGGGCTTGGTCCAGCTGGAGAGCTGAGATATTCTTCATACCCAGAAACACAAGGATGGAAATTCCCTGGAATTGGAGAATTTCAA TGCTATGACAAGTATTTGAAAGCAGATTTTAAAGCTGCTGCAACAAAAGCGGGGCACCCTGAATGGGATCTTCCAGATAATGCTGGAACATACAATGATACACCAGGTGATACAGAGTTTTTTGCAACTAACGGGACCTATCGCACCGAAAAAGGAAAGTCCTTCTTGACATGGTACTCAAACAAGCTTATAGAACACGGAGATCAGATTCTCGAAGAAGCCAACAAAGTTTTCAATGGAACCAAAACCAGGCTAGCTGCAAAA GTTTCTGGTATCCATTGGTGGTTCAACGATCAGTCGCATGCTGCTGAGTTAACTGCAGGATACTACAACTTGGACGATAGAGATGGTTACCGACCCTTGGCCAGGATGTTGACCAGGCACTATGGTACTCTAGATTTTACTTGTCTTGAGATGAAGGACTCTGAACAACCAGAAACTGCTAAAAGTGGTCCACAGGAACTTGTTCAACAG GTTCTGAGCGCTGGCTGGAGAGAAGTCATTGATGTTGCAGGTGAAAATGCACTTTCTAGATATGATGCCACCGCTTATAATCAAATGCTACTGAATGTTAGGCCAAATGGGGTCAGCAAAGAAGGCGAACGCAAACCGAAGATGTCCGCATTGACTTACCTTCGCCTGTCAGAGGATTTATTCACAACGGAAAACTTCAGTCTGTTTGCAtcatttgtgaagaaaatgcatgctgATTTG GATTATGTTCCAAATATAATTGACTTAACTCCATTGGAGAGATCAAAGCCAAAGATTCCAATTGAAAAACTTCTGGAAGCAGCTACACCAAAATTGGAACCCTTCCCATGGGATAGTGAGACTGACCTGCCTGTTGAGTCTTCCTGA